A single genomic interval of bacterium harbors:
- a CDS encoding response regulator yields MKKVLTVDDSKVVRSMVARHLQPYGCEVIEAQNGQEGYETAKASQPDLVLLDVTMPVMDGKACLAAIRGDAATRALPVIMLTAESGRELVVEIAKLGVAGYIVKPFQKDGFEREVSKVLGPPSAEAAVVAAAASTAQSTDDLVAALLAEDDGCQVFAFPDPRSKLFGKMLPVVAKQLRSLAQGGAQRLIVDLVNVTEVNADVVKSLVGLLGEAEDAGLRTAICAPNVQVVESLKQIAETQNSLYATRDAARAGLQ; encoded by the coding sequence ATGAAGAAGGTTCTGACGGTCGACGACAGCAAAGTGGTGCGCTCCATGGTCGCGCGGCACCTCCAGCCCTACGGCTGTGAGGTGATCGAGGCACAGAACGGACAGGAAGGGTACGAGACGGCGAAGGCGTCGCAGCCCGATCTGGTGCTGCTCGACGTCACCATGCCGGTGATGGACGGCAAGGCGTGCCTCGCCGCCATCCGCGGCGACGCCGCGACCAGGGCGCTGCCGGTCATCATGCTGACCGCGGAGAGCGGGCGCGAGCTCGTCGTCGAGATCGCGAAGCTCGGGGTCGCGGGCTACATCGTGAAGCCGTTCCAGAAGGACGGCTTCGAGCGCGAGGTGTCGAAGGTGCTCGGGCCGCCGTCCGCGGAAGCCGCGGTCGTCGCAGCGGCCGCGAGCACCGCGCAGAGCACGGACGATCTCGTGGCCGCGCTGCTCGCCGAGGACGACGGCTGCCAGGTCTTCGCCTTTCCCGATCCGCGCTCGAAGCTGTTCGGGAAGATGCTGCCGGTCGTGGCCAAGCAGCTGCGCTCCCTCGCCCAGGGCGGCGCCCAGCGTCTGATCGTCGACCTGGTGAACGTCACCGAGGTCAACGCCGACGTCGTGAAGAGCCTCGTCGGGCTCCTCGGCGAAGCCGAGGACGCGGGCCTGCGCACCGCGATCTGCGCGCCGAACGTCCAGGTCGTCGAGAGCCTCAAGCAGATCGCCGAGACGCAGAACAGCCTCTACGCCACGCGGGACGCCGCGCGCGCGGGATTGCAGTGA
- a CDS encoding HDOD domain-containing protein, with protein MIEVATDCPLDRETLRECVRTTLTRLSRTGELPTLPATASAALAVARDPDADAEDLCRIIRTDVGLSARILRVGNSAAYARRTPAKTLEEAVMTVGLRKTCDLLVAASARRLFEGAARNAEVLWRHALATAVAAEELARFTRRVDPAMTFLPGLFHDVGRIAFLLSDPVAYEVIIGLGTAGEGETCDLERGWYGFDHAEAGAILAEDWGLAPIQCDGIRWHHRPEQADAGGQLARLLNAADALAYSIGHGTAPQPPRGIGLVGLGIAPEDEASCAVRIREQFAHQHEMLS; from the coding sequence ATGATCGAGGTAGCCACCGATTGCCCGTTGGACCGTGAGACGCTCCGCGAGTGTGTCCGGACCACGCTGACGCGCCTCTCGCGCACCGGCGAGCTGCCGACGCTGCCGGCGACCGCGAGCGCCGCGCTGGCGGTCGCGCGCGACCCCGACGCGGACGCCGAGGACCTCTGTCGCATCATCCGCACCGACGTCGGCCTGTCGGCGCGCATCCTGCGCGTCGGCAACTCGGCCGCGTACGCGCGCCGCACCCCGGCCAAGACGCTCGAGGAGGCGGTGATGACCGTCGGGCTGCGCAAGACGTGCGACCTGCTCGTCGCCGCCTCGGCCCGCCGACTCTTCGAGGGCGCGGCGCGCAACGCCGAGGTGCTCTGGCGCCACGCGCTCGCGACCGCGGTCGCGGCCGAAGAGCTGGCGCGCTTCACCCGGCGCGTCGACCCGGCGATGACCTTCCTGCCCGGCCTGTTCCACGACGTCGGCCGCATCGCCTTCCTCCTCTCCGACCCGGTCGCCTACGAGGTGATCATCGGCCTCGGGACGGCGGGCGAGGGCGAGACCTGCGACCTCGAGCGCGGCTGGTACGGCTTCGATCATGCCGAGGCCGGCGCGATCCTGGCCGAGGACTGGGGGCTCGCCCCGATCCAGTGCGACGGCATCCGCTGGCATCACCGCCCCGAGCAGGCCGACGCGGGGGGCCAGCTCGCTCGGCTGCTGAACGCCGCCGACGCGCTCGCCTATTCCATCGGCCACGGCACCGCGCCGCAGCCGCCGCGCGGCATCGGGCTCGTCGGGCTCGGCATCGCGCCGGAGGACGAAGCCTCCTGCGCCGTGCGCATCCGCGAGCAGTTCGCCCACCAGCACGAGATGCTCTCCTGA
- a CDS encoding chemotaxis protein CheA has protein sequence MDEVVKEFLVESHENLDQLDRDLVALEKDPGARETLASVFRTIHTIKGTCGFLGFGRLESVAHVGENLLSKLRDGELRLDAEITTALLSMVDAVRQMLAHIEADGTDGDADWSALIETLGRCARTAAPAIAATPEGVQSSAAAAEVERVWSEILASVGTGTGTDAIASPESPPAPAEPAAAASDSAAGGHGVSDTSIRVDVGLLDKLMNLVGELVLARNQILQFTATQADTAFLATSQRLNLITTELQEGVMKTRMQPIGNIWGKFPRVVRDLAVACGKDVRIEMEGRETELDKTIIEAIKDPLTHIVRNAVDHGIEAPGERVAAGKPQTGRLFLRAFHEGGQVNIEISDDGKGLDHDRVREKAVQRGLVTAEQAARMSDREATNLIFLPGFSTAAKITNVSGRGVGMDVVKTNIEKIGGTVDVSSRSGHGTTLRIKIPLTLAIIPALIVTSGGERYAIPQVSLLELVRLEGEQAQKGIEYIHGAPVHRLRGRLLPLVHLGRELGVASDATADDEATNIVVLQADDRQFGLVVDAINDTEEIVVKPLGKQLKGITTFAGATIMGDGRVALILDVLGIAQRANVVSEVRDRALGESERASEGDAAGERETLLLLGIGDDGRVAIPLSLVARLEEFAATHVERAGCDEVVQYRNQIMRLVRVADVLGMPGAAQAPDGPLQVVVYSEEGRSVGLVVDRILDIVEETISVRRATSRRGLCGSAVVQHRVTDVLDVPGIVRGADPVSASA, from the coding sequence ATGGACGAAGTCGTCAAGGAGTTTCTGGTCGAGAGCCACGAGAACCTCGATCAGCTCGATCGCGACCTCGTCGCGCTCGAAAAGGATCCCGGCGCCCGGGAGACGCTCGCGAGCGTCTTTCGCACCATCCACACCATCAAGGGCACGTGCGGCTTCCTCGGCTTCGGTCGCCTCGAATCCGTGGCGCACGTGGGCGAGAACCTGCTGAGCAAGCTCCGCGACGGCGAGCTGCGGCTCGACGCCGAGATCACGACCGCGCTCCTCTCGATGGTCGACGCCGTGCGGCAGATGCTCGCGCACATCGAGGCCGACGGCACGGACGGCGACGCCGACTGGAGCGCGCTCATCGAGACGCTCGGCCGCTGCGCGCGCACGGCGGCGCCGGCGATCGCGGCGACCCCGGAGGGCGTGCAGTCGTCCGCTGCCGCCGCCGAGGTCGAGCGCGTGTGGTCCGAGATCCTGGCGTCGGTCGGCACCGGCACGGGAACGGACGCGATCGCGAGCCCCGAGTCGCCGCCGGCTCCTGCCGAGCCCGCCGCCGCCGCGAGCGACTCCGCCGCCGGCGGGCACGGCGTCTCCGACACCTCGATCCGCGTCGACGTCGGGTTGCTCGACAAGCTGATGAACCTGGTCGGCGAGCTGGTGCTCGCCCGCAACCAGATCCTCCAGTTCACGGCGACCCAAGCCGACACCGCGTTCCTCGCCACCTCGCAGCGCCTGAACCTCATCACGACCGAGCTGCAGGAAGGCGTGATGAAGACGCGCATGCAGCCGATCGGCAACATCTGGGGCAAGTTCCCCCGCGTCGTGCGCGATCTCGCCGTCGCCTGCGGCAAGGACGTACGCATCGAGATGGAGGGCCGGGAGACCGAGCTCGACAAGACCATCATCGAGGCGATCAAGGACCCGCTGACGCACATCGTGCGCAACGCCGTCGATCACGGCATCGAGGCGCCCGGCGAGCGCGTCGCCGCGGGCAAGCCGCAGACCGGGCGGCTGTTCCTGCGCGCCTTCCACGAGGGCGGCCAGGTCAACATCGAGATCAGCGACGACGGCAAGGGGCTCGACCACGATCGCGTGCGCGAGAAGGCGGTGCAGCGCGGGCTCGTCACCGCCGAGCAGGCGGCGCGCATGAGCGACCGCGAGGCGACGAACCTGATCTTCCTCCCCGGCTTCTCCACCGCCGCGAAGATCACGAACGTCTCGGGCCGCGGCGTCGGCATGGACGTCGTCAAGACGAACATCGAGAAGATCGGCGGCACCGTCGACGTCTCCAGCCGCTCCGGTCACGGCACGACGCTGCGGATCAAGATTCCGCTCACGCTGGCGATCATTCCCGCGCTGATCGTGACGAGCGGCGGCGAGCGCTACGCCATCCCGCAGGTGAGCCTGCTCGAGCTCGTCCGGCTCGAGGGCGAGCAGGCGCAGAAGGGCATCGAGTACATCCACGGGGCCCCGGTCCATCGTCTGCGCGGCCGCCTCCTGCCGCTCGTCCACCTCGGCCGCGAGCTCGGCGTCGCGAGCGACGCGACGGCCGACGACGAGGCGACGAACATCGTCGTCCTCCAGGCCGACGACCGCCAGTTCGGGTTGGTCGTCGACGCGATCAACGACACCGAGGAGATCGTCGTGAAGCCGCTCGGCAAGCAGCTGAAGGGCATCACGACGTTCGCCGGCGCGACCATCATGGGCGACGGCCGGGTGGCGCTGATCCTCGACGTGCTCGGCATCGCGCAGCGGGCCAACGTCGTCTCGGAGGTGCGTGATCGGGCGCTCGGCGAGAGCGAGCGGGCGAGCGAAGGGGACGCGGCCGGCGAGCGCGAGACCCTGCTGCTGCTCGGCATCGGCGACGACGGCCGCGTCGCGATCCCGCTCTCGCTGGTGGCCCGGCTCGAGGAGTTCGCGGCGACGCACGTCGAGCGCGCGGGCTGCGACGAGGTCGTCCAGTACCGCAACCAGATCATGCGCCTCGTGCGCGTCGCCGACGTGCTCGGGATGCCGGGCGCGGCGCAGGCGCCGGACGGCCCGCTCCAGGTGGTCGTGTACAGCGAGGAGGGACGCAGCGTCGGCCTCGTCGTCGACCGCATCCTCGACATCGTCGAGGAGACGATTAGCGTACGCCGGGCGACGAGCCGCCGCGGCCTGTGCGGCTCGGCGGTGGTGCAGCATCGCGTGACCGACGTGCTCGACGTACCGGGCATCGTGCGGGGGGCCGACCCGGTGTCGGCCTCGGCGTGA
- a CDS encoding chemotaxis protein CheW produces MAGEQQFATFFVDGLFFGVEVLKVQEVIRYQQMTHVPLAPAEIQGLINLRGQIVTALDLRRRLTLAPRPADALPMNVVVRTDDGAVSLLVDEIGDVVEVSEEQFERPPETIDGVARDVIRGVYKLRERLLLILDTEKTIHLGAGGAAVELVQ; encoded by the coding sequence ATGGCAGGTGAGCAGCAGTTCGCGACCTTCTTCGTCGACGGCCTCTTCTTCGGCGTCGAGGTGCTGAAGGTGCAGGAGGTCATCCGCTACCAGCAGATGACGCACGTGCCCCTGGCTCCGGCGGAGATCCAGGGACTCATCAACCTGCGCGGCCAGATCGTGACGGCGCTCGATCTGCGCCGGCGGCTGACGCTTGCGCCGCGGCCGGCCGACGCGCTGCCGATGAACGTCGTGGTGCGCACCGACGACGGCGCCGTCAGCCTGCTGGTCGACGAGATCGGCGACGTGGTCGAGGTCAGCGAGGAGCAGTTCGAGCGCCCGCCGGAGACCATCGACGGCGTCGCGCGCGACGTCATCCGCGGCGTCTACAAGCTGCGCGAGCGGCTGCTGCTGATCCTCGACACCGAGAAGACGATCCACCTCGGGGCGGGCGGCGCGGCCGTGGAGCTGGTGCAGTGA
- a CDS encoding methyl-accepting chemotaxis protein, which translates to MARVMNMMENAPVNVIFANPEGVIQYLNPKSKETLATIEQYLPIKADEILGHSFDVFHKNPSHQRRIVSDPKNLPHRAVIDVGPEKLDLLVSAIFDAQGTYLGPMLTWEVITEKIATEERARELQERERAAAEELRGKVDAMLGVVNAAASGDLTRDVTVKGSDAIGQMGEGLHGFLGTLRGSVGEMGQNAQALASSSEELTAVSQQMSANAEETAAQANVVSAAAEEVSKNVQTVATATEEMSASIKEIAKNASDAAKVAEQAVRVAETTNTTVAKLGESSAEIGKVIKVITSIAQQTNLLALNATIEAARAGEAGKGFAVVANEVKELAKETAKATEDIGQKIEAIQGDTQSAVEAISQISGIINQINDIQNTIASAVEEQTATTNEIGRNVVEAAKGSSEIAQNITGVAQAAASTTAGANDTQKAAAELSRMAAELQRVVGQFRY; encoded by the coding sequence ATGGCGCGGGTCATGAACATGATGGAGAACGCGCCCGTCAACGTCATCTTCGCGAACCCCGAGGGGGTCATCCAGTACCTCAACCCGAAGTCGAAGGAGACGCTGGCGACGATCGAGCAGTATCTGCCGATCAAGGCCGACGAGATCCTCGGCCACTCCTTCGACGTCTTCCACAAGAACCCGTCGCATCAGCGGCGCATCGTCTCCGATCCGAAGAACCTGCCGCACAGGGCGGTGATCGACGTCGGCCCCGAGAAGCTCGATCTCCTGGTGAGCGCGATCTTCGACGCGCAGGGCACGTACCTCGGCCCCATGCTCACGTGGGAGGTCATCACCGAGAAGATCGCGACCGAGGAGCGCGCGCGCGAGCTCCAGGAGCGCGAGCGCGCCGCCGCCGAGGAGCTGCGCGGCAAGGTCGACGCCATGCTCGGCGTCGTCAACGCCGCGGCGAGCGGCGACCTCACCCGCGACGTGACCGTGAAGGGGAGCGACGCCATCGGCCAGATGGGGGAGGGGCTCCACGGCTTCCTCGGCACGCTGCGCGGCAGCGTCGGCGAGATGGGCCAGAACGCGCAGGCGCTCGCGAGCTCGTCCGAGGAGCTCACCGCGGTGAGCCAGCAGATGAGCGCCAACGCCGAAGAGACCGCGGCTCAGGCCAACGTGGTCTCGGCGGCCGCCGAAGAGGTGTCGAAGAACGTCCAGACCGTCGCCACGGCGACCGAGGAGATGAGCGCGTCGATCAAGGAGATCGCGAAGAACGCCAGCGACGCCGCCAAGGTGGCCGAGCAGGCGGTGCGCGTCGCCGAGACGACGAACACCACCGTCGCGAAGCTCGGCGAGAGCAGCGCCGAGATCGGCAAGGTCATCAAGGTCATCACCTCGATCGCGCAGCAGACGAACCTGCTCGCGCTGAACGCCACCATCGAGGCGGCGCGCGCGGGCGAGGCGGGCAAGGGCTTCGCCGTCGTCGCCAACGAGGTGAAGGAGCTGGCGAAGGAGACCGCCAAGGCCACCGAGGACATCGGTCAGAAGATCGAGGCCATCCAGGGCGATACCCAGAGCGCCGTCGAGGCGATCTCCCAGATCAGCGGCATCATCAACCAGATCAACGACATCCAGAACACGATCGCGAGCGCCGTCGAGGAGCAGACGGCGACCACGAACGAGATCGGACGCAACGTCGTGGAGGCTGCCAAGGGCAGCTCCGAGATCGCGCAGAACATCACCGGCGTCGCCCAGGCCGCGGCCAGCACGACCGCCGGCGCGAACGACACCCAGAAGGCGGCCGCGGAGCTCTCGCGCATGGCCGCCGAGCTCCAGCGGGTCGTCGGACAGTTCCGCTACTGA
- a CDS encoding response regulator: MRALVVDDSQAMRMIIRRILREQGFETVEAEHGRAALSALADAGPVDLALVDWNMPEMNGLEFVEAVRADARYGGMVIMMVTTEIESAQVLRALDAGANEYLMKPFTKPAFVEKLALLGLAAA; the protein is encoded by the coding sequence GTGCGAGCACTGGTCGTGGACGATTCGCAGGCGATGCGCATGATCATCCGTCGCATCCTGCGCGAGCAGGGCTTCGAGACGGTCGAGGCCGAGCACGGCCGGGCGGCACTGTCGGCGCTGGCCGACGCCGGGCCGGTCGATCTCGCCCTCGTCGACTGGAACATGCCGGAGATGAACGGGCTCGAGTTCGTCGAGGCGGTCCGCGCCGACGCCCGCTACGGCGGCATGGTCATCATGATGGTGACCACCGAGATCGAGAGCGCGCAGGTGCTACGCGCGCTCGACGCGGGCGCCAACGAGTACCTGATGAAGCCCTTCACCAAGCCGGCGTTCGTCGAGAAGCTGGCCCTGCTGGGGCTGGCCGCGGCGTGA
- a CDS encoding protein-glutamate O-methyltransferase CheR, whose amino-acid sequence MSIGAGDFDYIRRLVHAGAAIVLEPGKEYLAESRLVPVARAEGFATIAELVATLQADPRSVLHRKVIEAMTTNETTFFRDVHPFEALRQHVIPELLAAREHTKQLTIWCGASSSGQEPYTIAMVLRHHFPALASWSVRIIATDIAHSMLARTREGLYSQLEVNRGLPAPMLVKWFTKEGTHWRVKPELRAMVEPLELNLAGTWPSLPTCDVVFMRNVLIYFDVPTKQRILERARRHMPADGWLFLGGAETTLNVDDRFERVALGRATTYRIKRA is encoded by the coding sequence ATGAGCATCGGCGCCGGCGACTTCGACTACATCCGGCGGCTGGTGCACGCGGGGGCCGCCATCGTCCTCGAGCCGGGCAAGGAGTACCTCGCGGAGTCGCGCCTGGTGCCGGTCGCGCGAGCCGAGGGCTTCGCCACCATCGCCGAGCTGGTCGCGACCCTCCAGGCGGATCCGCGCTCGGTCCTGCACCGCAAGGTCATCGAGGCGATGACCACGAACGAAACCACGTTCTTCCGCGACGTGCACCCGTTCGAGGCGCTGCGCCAGCACGTGATCCCCGAGCTGCTCGCGGCGCGCGAGCACACCAAGCAGCTCACCATCTGGTGCGGCGCGTCCTCGAGCGGGCAGGAGCCCTACACCATCGCGATGGTGCTGCGGCACCACTTCCCGGCCCTGGCGTCCTGGAGCGTGCGCATCATCGCCACCGACATCGCGCACTCGATGCTGGCGCGCACCCGCGAGGGGCTCTACAGCCAGCTCGAGGTGAATCGCGGCCTGCCGGCGCCCATGCTGGTCAAGTGGTTCACGAAGGAAGGGACGCACTGGCGCGTGAAGCCCGAGCTCCGAGCCATGGTCGAGCCGCTCGAGCTGAACCTCGCCGGCACCTGGCCGTCGCTGCCGACCTGCGACGTCGTCTTCATGCGCAACGTGCTCATCTACTTCGACGTTCCCACCAAGCAGCGCATCCTGGAGCGGGCGCGCCGGCACATGCCCGCCGACGGCTGGCTGTTCCTCGGCGGTGCGGAGACGACGCTCAACGTCGACGATCGCTTCGAGCGCGTCGCGCTCGGCCGCGCGACGACCTACCGCATCAAACGCGCCTGA
- a CDS encoding chemotaxis protein CheX yields the protein MTTVRDEDICEITATVWSAVSALEPTPCPDVRLPEARTGVLAGCVQVTGAFTGAVALFCSAALARRVAAEIFDVERACVTLAQTQDAVGELVNMTGGNLKALLPEPSLLSLPAVAQGTELAARVPGSRVVARVGFDCDGEPLVVTLHEKDAAGRRGSP from the coding sequence ATGACGACGGTCCGGGACGAGGACATCTGCGAGATCACGGCCACCGTCTGGTCGGCCGTCAGCGCGCTCGAGCCGACGCCGTGTCCGGACGTGCGCCTGCCCGAGGCCCGGACCGGCGTGCTCGCCGGCTGCGTGCAGGTGACGGGCGCGTTCACCGGCGCGGTGGCGCTCTTCTGCTCCGCCGCGCTGGCGCGCCGCGTGGCGGCCGAGATCTTCGACGTCGAGCGGGCGTGCGTGACCCTCGCGCAGACGCAGGACGCCGTCGGCGAGCTGGTCAACATGACCGGCGGCAACCTGAAGGCGCTGCTGCCGGAGCCGTCGCTCCTGTCGCTGCCGGCAGTGGCGCAGGGGACGGAGCTCGCCGCGCGCGTTCCCGGCAGCCGCGTCGTGGCGCGCGTCGGCTTCGACTGCGACGGCGAGCCGCTCGTCGTGACGCTGCACGAGAAGGATGCGGCCGGCCGCCGCGGCTCGCCTTGA
- a CDS encoding endonuclease/exonuclease/phosphatase family protein has product MAARGPLWPCALGAAQRLPVTVTLRLDATRWCAAFGGTVAANVPGRFRARGAAAPPACPASGPGIASLNVLHGLFCPLDTANCRYAERMALVRDWVAARGCPDVVGLQEVLEAQVPILTQGLATLCGGYAVVYTPANRFDDAMLWTRVPVVAARVEPLLRGFRNVLITRLDHPAGPLDVLVTHLASGSDGGGAACGADCPAACVAAGAATVRDCQAVQVAAFAAESTAAVTLVAGDFNAPPGSFVHATLTAHGAWADSHLAARLAECDRTTGIGCTSGRDDDVLDDLESPALNERSRIDYVVLAGPPGGACAVEPAGDPDGDGVATRLFADLPNPFAPACGPAPAPICWPSDHVGVQADVVCR; this is encoded by the coding sequence GTGGCGGCGCGGGGTCCCCTGTGGCCGTGCGCCCTCGGCGCGGCGCAGCGCCTTCCGGTCACCGTCACGCTGCGGCTCGACGCGACCCGCTGGTGCGCGGCGTTCGGCGGTACGGTCGCCGCCAACGTCCCGGGGCGGTTCCGCGCCCGCGGCGCCGCCGCACCGCCGGCGTGCCCGGCGTCGGGTCCCGGCATCGCGTCGCTCAACGTGCTGCACGGGCTCTTCTGTCCCCTCGATACGGCCAACTGCCGCTATGCCGAGCGCATGGCGCTCGTGCGCGACTGGGTGGCGGCCCGTGGCTGTCCCGACGTCGTCGGGCTCCAGGAGGTGCTCGAGGCGCAGGTGCCGATCCTGACCCAGGGCCTGGCGACGCTGTGCGGGGGGTACGCGGTCGTCTACACGCCCGCCAACCGCTTCGACGACGCCATGCTGTGGACGCGGGTGCCGGTGGTCGCCGCGCGCGTCGAGCCGCTGCTGCGCGGGTTCCGCAACGTCCTGATCACACGGCTCGACCATCCCGCCGGCCCGCTCGACGTCCTCGTGACCCATCTCGCGTCCGGCTCCGACGGCGGCGGGGCGGCGTGCGGCGCAGACTGTCCCGCGGCGTGCGTCGCGGCCGGTGCGGCGACGGTGCGCGATTGTCAGGCGGTCCAGGTCGCGGCGTTCGCGGCCGAGTCCACCGCCGCGGTCACGCTGGTCGCGGGCGACTTCAACGCACCGCCCGGGAGCTTCGTGCACGCGACCCTCACGGCCCATGGGGCATGGGCGGACAGCCACCTGGCCGCCAGGCTGGCGGAATGCGATCGCACGACCGGCATCGGCTGTACCAGCGGGCGCGACGACGACGTGCTGGACGACCTCGAATCGCCGGCGCTGAACGAGCGCAGCCGTATCGACTACGTGGTGCTCGCCGGACCGCCCGGCGGCGCCTGCGCCGTCGAGCCGGCGGGCGATCCGGACGGCGACGGCGTCGCGACGCGCCTGTTCGCCGACCTGCCGAATCCGTTCGCGCCCGCCTGCGGGCCGGCGCCGGCGCCGATCTGCTGGCCGTCCGATCACGTCGGCGTGCAGGCCGACGTCGTATGCCGGTGA
- a CDS encoding glycosyltransferase, which produces MGRRWDALRRRLRTDGVRGTVQVVRWRVAERLGRALVGGRLDVLDQRMAANDTHVAVHAEALALHEARLLALGRDLFQQGAAQAERAEALAAAIARHADAQAATIAELRAGLAALAAGADATRTDLGALRDTVAFLERSATTLRELAHRHGRSIGWLAERQVADAPPPVPAVGPLVSIVLPVWNRATRIDDAIASVVAQTWAQWELLVVDDGSTDDTRAVVAGWAARDARIRAFEQRHAGHAVARNRGLAASRGEVIAYLDSDNRWAPGYLAAVVAAFADAAVASVYCAQRVHDHASDDDWIRAEPYDAEALRGGNFIDLNAYAHRRALYERLGGFDAGLRRLTDWDLVLRFARESPPRLLPVIGSRYEAGLPDQVSATESYAQHVHLVQRKLEAPLARPLRVLWAVRGWPQLSEASVRVEIDCMRRFGVEAAVWREQPGAVCFMHDAPVFDGALPAALQAFAPHVVHAHGLPWGLAQRAAAAAAGVPLTVRGHGSDFDPALVDGLLAEAIVAGVYLVPHQARRFAGEPRVRALAAAFDPTRNRPQGTKDPRLVVRCAAARRSEDLPAFLRIATRRPEQRFVLALARLPGVPGVVEEIAALGRSLGDPVALRIDCGHDEVAALLAEAGVYLHTHGLDEPYGQPQSIAEAMASGCFVLARACPESQAYVGDAGRLWATEDQAVACLAETASWDEAGWAAARLRAVDRAYARHVDRLALRPLLDDWLRLADAMERAA; this is translated from the coding sequence GTGGGACGGCGATGGGACGCGCTGCGGCGGCGCCTGCGCACCGACGGGGTGCGCGGGACGGTGCAGGTCGTGCGCTGGCGTGTCGCCGAACGGCTGGGCCGCGCCTTGGTCGGCGGCCGGCTCGACGTGCTCGACCAGCGCATGGCGGCGAACGACACGCACGTCGCCGTCCACGCCGAGGCGCTCGCGCTGCACGAGGCGCGGCTGCTCGCCCTCGGTCGCGATCTCTTCCAGCAGGGGGCGGCGCAGGCGGAGCGTGCGGAGGCGCTCGCCGCGGCGATCGCGCGGCACGCCGACGCCCAGGCGGCGACCATCGCCGAGCTGCGGGCCGGCCTGGCAGCGCTCGCGGCCGGGGCGGACGCGACGCGGACGGACCTCGGGGCGCTGCGGGATACGGTCGCGTTCCTCGAGCGCAGTGCGACCACGCTGCGCGAGCTGGCGCACCGCCACGGACGCTCGATCGGCTGGCTCGCGGAGCGCCAGGTCGCGGACGCCCCGCCGCCGGTGCCGGCGGTGGGCCCGCTCGTGTCGATCGTCCTGCCGGTGTGGAACCGCGCGACCCGCATCGACGACGCGATCGCGAGCGTCGTCGCCCAGACGTGGGCGCAGTGGGAGCTGCTCGTCGTGGACGACGGGAGCACCGACGACACCCGCGCGGTGGTGGCGGGATGGGCGGCGCGCGACGCGCGCATCCGTGCCTTCGAGCAGCGCCATGCCGGCCACGCGGTCGCACGCAACCGTGGGCTCGCGGCCAGCCGCGGCGAGGTGATCGCCTACCTCGACTCCGACAACCGCTGGGCGCCGGGCTACCTCGCCGCCGTGGTGGCCGCGTTCGCGGATGCCGCCGTGGCCAGCGTCTACTGCGCGCAGCGCGTGCACGATCATGCGTCGGACGACGATTGGATCCGGGCCGAGCCCTACGACGCCGAGGCGCTGCGCGGCGGCAACTTCATCGACCTGAACGCGTACGCGCACCGGCGGGCGCTGTACGAGCGTCTCGGCGGCTTCGATGCGGGGCTGCGCCGGCTGACCGACTGGGACCTCGTGCTGCGCTTCGCGCGCGAGAGCCCGCCGCGGCTCTTGCCCGTGATCGGCAGCCGCTACGAGGCGGGGCTGCCGGACCAGGTGTCGGCGACGGAGAGCTATGCGCAGCACGTCCATCTCGTGCAGCGCAAGCTCGAGGCGCCGCTCGCGCGCCCGCTGCGGGTACTGTGGGCGGTGCGGGGCTGGCCCCAGCTCTCCGAGGCGTCCGTGCGCGTCGAGATCGACTGCATGCGCCGCTTCGGCGTGGAGGCTGCGGTGTGGCGCGAGCAGCCCGGGGCCGTGTGCTTCATGCACGACGCCCCGGTCTTCGACGGCGCGTTGCCGGCGGCGCTGCAGGCCTTCGCGCCCCACGTCGTCCACGCCCACGGGCTCCCGTGGGGACTCGCGCAGCGTGCCGCCGCCGCGGCCGCGGGCGTGCCGCTCACCGTGCGCGGCCACGGGTCCGACTTCGACCCGGCGCTCGTCGACGGGCTGCTCGCGGAGGCGATCGTCGCCGGCGTCTATCTCGTACCGCATCAGGCGCGCCGCTTCGCCGGCGAGCCGCGTGTGCGGGCGCTGGCGGCGGCGTTCGATCCGACTCGAAACCGCCCCCAGGGCACGAAGGATCCGCGCCTCGTGGTGCGCTGCGCGGCGGCGCGGCGCAGCGAGGACCTGCCCGCGTTCCTGCGCATCGCCACGCGCCGGCCGGAGCAGCGATTCGTCCTCGCCCTGGCGCGCCTGCCCGGCGTGCCCGGCGTGGTGGAGGAGATCGCGGCGCTCGGCCGCAGCCTCGGTGACCCGGTCGCCCTGCGCATCGACTGCGGCCACGACGAGGTGGCGGCGTTGCTCGCCGAAGCCGGCGTCTATCTGCACACCCACGGGCTCGACGAGCCGTACGGGCAGCCGCAGTCGATCGCCGAGGCGATGGCGAGCGGCTGCTTCGTGCTGGCGCGGGCGTGCCCCGAGTCGCAGGCCTACGTCGGCGACGCCGGCCGGCTGTGGGCGACCGAGGACCAGGCCGTGGCGTGCCTCGCCGAGACCGCGAGCTGGGACGAGGCCGGCTGGGCCGCGGCCCGCCTGCGGGCGGTCGACCGGGCCTATGCACGCCACGTCGATCGGCTGGCGCTGCGCCCGCTGCTCGACGACTGGCTGCGCCTCGCGGACGCGATGGAGCGCGCGGCGTGA